In one Enterobacteriaceae endosymbiont of Donacia thalassina genomic region, the following are encoded:
- the rpsG gene encoding 30S ribosomal protein S7, which translates to MSRRRIISQRKILPDSQFESDVLAKFINIIMINGKKSIAESIVYSALNIITKKIGKKQIDIFLSALENVKPVVEVKSRRVGGSTYQVPVEIRPIRRNTLAMRWLINAARKRQEKSMILKLTNEILDALENKGNAVKKREEIHKMAEANKAFAHYRW; encoded by the coding sequence ATGTCTCGTAGACGTATAATTAGTCAAAGAAAAATATTACCAGATTCTCAATTTGAATCAGATGTATTAGCTAAATTTATTAATATAATTATGATTAATGGTAAAAAATCTATTGCAGAATCTATTGTTTATTCTGCATTAAATATAATAACAAAAAAAATAGGTAAAAAACAAATAGACATATTTTTAAGTGCATTAGAAAATGTAAAACCTGTAGTTGAAGTAAAATCAAGAAGAGTAGGTGGATCAACATATCAAGTTCCTGTTGAAATAAGACCAATAAGAAGAAATACTTTAGCTATGCGTTGGTTAATTAATGCTGCAAGGAAAAGACAAGAAAAATCTATGATTTTAAAACTAACAAATGAAATATTAGATGCTCTAGAAAATAAAGGAAACGCTGTTAAAAAACGTGAAGAAATACATAAAATGGCAGAAGCAAATAAAGCATTTGCACATTATCGTTGGTAA
- the rpsL gene encoding 30S ribosomal protein S12, whose product MVTINQLVRKNRKKKIIKTNVPALNSSPQKRGVCTKVYTTTPKKPNSALRKVCRVRLTNGFEVTSYISGEGHNLQEHSVILIRGGRVKDLPGVRYHTIRGSLDCTGVKNRKQGRSKYGTKKPK is encoded by the coding sequence ATGGTAACAATTAATCAATTAGTAAGGAAAAATAGAAAAAAAAAAATAATTAAAACAAATGTGCCTGCTTTAAATTCTTCACCTCAAAAAAGAGGTGTGTGTACAAAAGTATATACAACAACTCCTAAAAAACCAAATTCTGCATTACGAAAAGTTTGTAGAGTAAGATTAACAAATGGTTTTGAAGTTACCTCCTATATTTCAGGAGAAGGACATAATTTACAAGAACATTCTGTAATTTTAATTAGAGGAGGAAGAGTAAAAGATTTACCTGGAGTTAGATATCATACTATTAGAGGTTCTTTAGATTGTACTGGAGTAAAAAATCGCAAACAAGGTAGATCAAAATATGGGACAAAAAAACCTAAATAA
- the tusB gene encoding sulfurtransferase complex subunit TusB, whose translation MLYTLFNSPSSCNFSLLLNILNKNDDLLLIQDGVIAGLKNSIFMEEIIKMQQKTKILIFAINDDILARGLNINISTKIIRIDYIKFVDLVIKNKQQILW comes from the coding sequence ATGTTATATACCTTATTTAATTCTCCATCATCTTGTAATTTTTCTTTATTATTAAATATTTTAAATAAAAACGATGATTTATTATTAATTCAAGATGGAGTAATAGCTGGATTAAAAAATAGTATTTTTATGGAAGAAATTATTAAAATGCAACAAAAAACGAAAATATTAATATTTGCAATAAATGATGATATATTGGCTAGAGGGTTAAATATAAATATTTCAACAAAAATTATACGAATAGATTATATAAAATTTGTTGATTTAGTTATAAAAAACAAACAACAAATATTATGGTAA
- the tusC gene encoding sulfurtransferase complex subunit TusC produces MNKIAFIFSRSPYGNSIGKEGLDAVISISSLTEDIALFFIGDGILQIQKQQETKNFLLKNYNISFSVLKLCNINNYFVCSKSLKILGIKYNKNNWVIPIKIINPSIWQKIINTYNIVINF; encoded by the coding sequence ATGAATAAAATAGCATTTATATTTTCAAGATCTCCTTATGGAAATAGTATTGGAAAAGAAGGACTTGATGCAGTAATTTCTATATCCTCATTAACTGAGGATATAGCTTTGTTTTTTATAGGAGATGGTATTTTACAAATACAGAAACAACAAGAAACAAAAAATTTTTTATTAAAAAATTATAATATTAGTTTTAGTGTTTTAAAATTATGTAATATTAATAATTATTTTGTTTGTTCAAAATCTTTAAAAATATTAGGAATAAAATATAACAAAAATAATTGGGTTATACCTATTAAAATTATAAATCCATCAATATGGCAAAAAATAATTAATACTTATAATATAGTTATTAATTTTTAA
- the tusD gene encoding sulfurtransferase complex subunit TusD, which yields MVFVILITNALYNKQNSYSAYLFTKAVIKKKKIVQNIFFYRDGVCNANKNIRFDDNEFNLIKSWKKLSIKYHINLYLCITSAKKRGLIFEKKNNSYKDNFINYNNKNNIISNYFKITTLSTFTKSILTCDRLVQF from the coding sequence ATGGTTTTTGTAATATTAATAACAAATGCTTTATATAATAAGCAAAATTCTTATTCTGCATATTTATTTACGAAAGCAGTAATAAAGAAAAAAAAAATAGTACAAAATATTTTTTTTTATCGAGATGGAGTATGTAATGCTAATAAAAATATTAGATTTGATGATAATGAATTTAATTTAATAAAATCTTGGAAAAAATTAAGTATAAAATATCATATAAATTTATATTTATGTATTACTTCTGCTAAAAAAAGAGGTTTAATTTTCGAAAAAAAAAATAATTCTTATAAAGATAATTTTATTAATTATAATAATAAAAATAACATAATTAGTAATTACTTTAAAATAACTACTTTAAGTACATTTACAAAATCTATATTAACTTGTGATCGCTTAGTTCAATTTTAA
- the fkpA gene encoding FKBP-type peptidyl-prolyl cis-trans isomerase: MKFFTKKASIFIILILSIGLNISTANALIHDVSWWNKNKTKTIIKKKIKHQKKKQNLKNKKKKEIFKNDNDKMSYALGIIIGKYLTHTYQIQKNLKILLDKKLIIQGVADSLDGKYKLSNDEIERMIQLYDTNIKNFTPDETQDEAKKNKIQGQKYIKKFLNGKNVKKSKSGLIYKINKMGFGKKITNNHQFIGIKYTGKLIDGTEFDSTEPNKPLYISLQQVIAGWKEGLKYIKKGGKITLVIPPKLAYGTEIISGIPTNSTLIFEIELIDIRDSISKK; encoded by the coding sequence ATGAAATTTTTTACTAAAAAAGCATCAATATTTATTATATTGATTTTAAGTATTGGATTAAATATATCTACTGCAAATGCACTTATACACGATGTGTCATGGTGGAATAAAAATAAAACTAAAACTATTATTAAAAAAAAAATAAAACACCAAAAAAAAAAACAAAATTTAAAAAATAAAAAGAAAAAAGAAATTTTCAAAAACGATAATGATAAAATGTCTTATGCTTTAGGTATAATAATTGGAAAATATTTAACTCATACATATCAAATACAAAAAAATTTAAAAATATTATTAGATAAAAAATTAATTATTCAAGGTGTTGCTGATTCTTTAGATGGAAAATATAAACTTTCTAATGATGAAATTGAAAGAATGATTCAATTATATGATACTAATATAAAAAATTTTACTCCAGATGAAACACAAGATGAAGCAAAAAAAAATAAAATTCAAGGTCAAAAATATATAAAAAAATTTTTAAATGGGAAAAATGTAAAAAAAAGTAAAAGTGGATTAATATATAAAATTAATAAAATGGGGTTTGGTAAAAAAATTACAAATAATCATCAATTTATTGGAATTAAATACACAGGAAAATTAATTGATGGTACTGAATTTGATAGTACAGAGCCAAATAAACCTTTATATATAAGTTTACAACAAGTAATAGCTGGTTGGAAAGAAGGATTAAAATATATTAAAAAAGGTGGTAAAATAACATTAGTTATACCTCCTAAATTAGCTTATGGTACAGAAATAATTTCCGGAATACCAACTAATTCTACTTTAATATTTGAAATTGAACTTATAGATATAAGAGACTCAATATCTAAAAAATAA
- the asd gene encoding aspartate-semialdehyde dehydrogenase, with product MKNVGFIGWRGMVGSILIQRMLKKKDFDNINAIFFTTSQYGKSTSNFNIKNKHKKLENAYDFKKLFELDIIITCQGSKYTDKVYFKLRKIGWNGYWIDASSNLRTLNDSVIVLDPINLKYIQQKLNMGVKTFVGGNCTVSLMLMALGGLFKNNLIDWLYVSTYQAASGAGAKFMKELILQIQYISKNIPNLAYNSSYNILDIEQKISKQMYSSSFPKNYFHIPLINNLIPWIDKKMNNNGQTKEEWKGQFETNKILNTNKIIPIDGVCVRIATLRSHSQSFTIKLNKNLSIDNLTQIINSHNKWVKIIPNNFDDTINFLTPAFVSGKLDIVVGRIKKINIDKNCFSIFSVGDQLLWGASEPLRRMLKLLI from the coding sequence ATGAAAAATGTAGGTTTTATTGGTTGGCGGGGAATGGTAGGATCAATTTTAATACAGAGAATGTTAAAAAAAAAAGATTTTGATAATATCAATGCTATTTTTTTTACTACTTCTCAGTATGGAAAATCTACATCTAATTTTAATATAAAAAATAAACATAAAAAATTAGAAAATGCTTATGATTTTAAAAAACTATTTGAATTAGATATAATTATAACATGTCAAGGCAGTAAATATACAGATAAAGTTTATTTTAAATTACGTAAAATAGGTTGGAATGGTTATTGGATAGATGCTTCTTCTAATTTAAGAACATTAAATGATTCTGTTATTGTTTTAGATCCTATTAATTTAAAGTACATACAACAAAAATTAAATATGGGAGTAAAAACCTTTGTAGGAGGTAATTGTACAGTTAGTTTAATGTTAATGGCTTTAGGAGGATTATTTAAAAATAATCTAATTGATTGGCTTTATGTTTCTACATATCAAGCTGCATCAGGAGCTGGTGCAAAATTTATGAAAGAATTAATTTTACAAATACAATATATTTCTAAAAATATACCTAATTTAGCTTATAATAGTTCTTATAATATTTTGGATATAGAACAAAAAATTTCAAAACAAATGTATTCTTCCAGTTTTCCAAAAAATTATTTTCATATACCTTTAATTAATAATTTAATTCCATGGATAGATAAAAAAATGAATAATAATGGACAAACAAAAGAAGAATGGAAAGGTCAATTTGAAACTAATAAAATTTTAAACACAAATAAAATAATCCCTATTGATGGTGTATGTGTCAGAATAGCTACTTTACGTTCACATAGTCAATCATTTACAATAAAATTAAATAAAAATTTATCTATAGATAATTTGACTCAAATTATTAATTCTCATAATAAATGGGTTAAAATTATACCAAATAATTTTGATGATACAATTAATTTTCTGACTCCAGCTTTTGTTAGTGGGAAATTAGATATTGTTGTAGGTAGAATAAAAAAAATAAATATAGATAAAAATTGTTTTTCAATTTTTTCAGTAGGTGATCAATTACTTTGGGGAGCATCTGAACCATTAAGACGAATGTTAAAATTATTAATTTAA
- the ung gene encoding uracil-DNA glycosylase: MKNKNFIWKNFFQKEKKKKYFIRLIEKINKDINNNKIIYPKKKYIFNIFKKINFNKLKVVIIGQDPYYSVNQANGLAFSVMPNIIIPPTLKNIYKAIKLDIPNFRIPNHGYLINWVNEGVMLLNSVLTVEKGKPQSHFNIGWEIFTNNVIKIINLNYKNIVFLLWGTYAKKKMYLITLKHLILTTSHPSPLSFHKGFCFCKHFSKTNKYLILKKKTPINWNIKKII, encoded by the coding sequence ATGAAAAATAAAAATTTTATATGGAAAAATTTTTTTCAAAAAGAAAAAAAAAAAAAGTATTTTATAAGATTAATTGAAAAAATTAATAAAGATATCAATAATAATAAAATAATTTATCCTAAAAAAAAATATATTTTTAATATTTTTAAAAAAATAAATTTTAATAAATTAAAAGTAGTAATTATTGGTCAAGATCCTTATTATAGCGTTAATCAAGCTAATGGTTTAGCTTTTTCAGTTATGCCTAATATAATTATTCCACCTACATTAAAAAATATTTATAAAGCTATAAAATTAGATATTCCTAATTTTAGGATTCCTAATCATGGATATTTAATAAATTGGGTTAATGAAGGAGTTATGTTATTAAATTCTGTTTTAACTGTAGAAAAAGGAAAACCACAATCGCATTTTAATATAGGTTGGGAAATTTTTACAAATAATGTAATTAAAATAATTAATTTAAATTATAAAAATATTGTTTTTTTATTATGGGGAACATATGCAAAAAAAAAAATGTATTTAATAACTTTAAAACATTTAATTTTAACAACATCACATCCATCTCCTTTATCCTTTCATAAAGGATTTTGTTTTTGTAAACATTTTTCTAAAACAAATAAATATCTTATTTTAAAAAAAAAAACACCAATTAATTGGAATATAAAAAAAATTATCTAG
- the rpsF gene encoding 30S ribosomal protein S6, with translation MKYYEIVLMINPDQSNQINNIVEYYKKFIITNNGSISRFEDWGRRQLAYPILKLHKAHYILINITLSNTNTIKDLEKNLRINEHIIRYLIIKTKTERKNISCILKSKDERQEKRNDVIKTI, from the coding sequence ATGAAATATTATGAAATAGTATTAATGATAAATCCAGACCAAAGTAATCAAATAAATAACATTGTAGAATATTACAAAAAATTTATTATTACAAATAATGGTTCTATTTCTAGATTTGAAGATTGGGGAAGAAGACAATTAGCTTATCCTATTTTAAAATTACATAAAGCTCATTATATATTAATAAATATAACATTAAGTAATACTAATACAATAAAAGATCTTGAAAAAAATTTAAGAATTAATGAACATATAATAAGATATCTCATAATTAAAACAAAAACAGAAAGAAAAAATATTTCTTGTATTTTGAAATCAAAAGATGAACGTCAAGAAAAACGTAATGATGTTATAAAAACAATATAA
- the rpsR gene encoding 30S ribosomal protein S18: protein MIRYFRRRKFCRFTAEGVKEIDYKDIYILKNFITESGKIVPSRITGTKAKYQRQLTKAIKLARYLSLISYTDHHK, encoded by the coding sequence ATGATACGCTATTTTCGTCGTCGTAAATTTTGTCGTTTTACAGCAGAAGGAGTTAAAGAAATTGATTATAAAGATATTTATATTTTAAAAAATTTTATTACTGAAAGTGGAAAAATTGTACCTAGTAGAATTACTGGTACTAAAGCAAAATATCAACGACAGTTAACTAAAGCTATAAAATTAGCAAGATATTTATCTTTAATTTCTTATACTGATCATCATAAATAA
- the rplI gene encoding 50S ribosomal protein L9, whose protein sequence is MKIILLDSILGLGKKFQIINVKPGYARNFLIPKNKGIIATKNNINFLEKKILEKKSKILDILNKAKLKLKKFNYIEKIIIKAKAGKNGKLFGSIGKNDILKKLKSMKFEILKKEIQLPKGGFKKIGEYNVIFQFHEKILTEKIVSIINAE, encoded by the coding sequence ATGAAAATAATTTTATTAGATTCTATTTTAGGTTTAGGAAAAAAATTTCAAATTATAAATGTTAAACCTGGATATGCACGTAATTTTTTAATACCTAAAAATAAAGGTATTATTGCTACAAAAAATAATATTAATTTTTTAGAAAAAAAAATTTTAGAAAAAAAATCTAAAATATTAGATATTTTAAATAAAGCAAAATTAAAATTAAAGAAATTTAATTATATAGAAAAAATAATAATTAAAGCTAAAGCAGGAAAGAATGGTAAATTATTCGGATCAATTGGAAAAAATGATATTTTAAAAAAATTAAAATCAATGAAATTTGAAATTTTAAAAAAAGAAATACAACTCCCTAAAGGGGGTTTTAAAAAAATAGGAGAATATAATGTTATTTTTCAATTTCATGAAAAAATTTTAACTGAAAAAATAGTTAGTATAATAAATGCTGAATAA
- the dnaX gene encoding DNA polymerase III subunit gamma/tau encodes MNSHVLAIKWRPRSFNDVVGQNHVVQAIKYSLFTKKIHPAWILSGSRGIGKTTIARIFAMGLSCLKGITKNPCGLCENCISIKNNSFLDLIELDSASKTKVEDIREILETIYYLPVKGRYKIYIFDEFHMLSKHSFNALLKIIEEPPEYIKFIFATTELQKIPITITSRCMQFNLKLIEKNLILDQLKKILNKEKIKYNQEALDILSDAAYGSMRDALSLTDQLISMGSFTVENVHLMLGLVKKKYLFLLIYNFKNKKHNLVFNLINKISMFNINWENIITEMMILLHNILKIKILKYNSDYFFQNLNFEKNISIFSQKIFNDFSENELTFLYKFLNTGKKNLYLAPNPKIGFEMIILEILLYFSN; translated from the coding sequence ATGAATTCTCATGTTTTAGCCATAAAATGGCGTCCTCGATCTTTTAATGATGTTGTTGGTCAAAATCATGTAGTACAAGCTATAAAATATAGTTTATTTACAAAAAAAATACATCCTGCTTGGATTTTATCTGGTAGCAGAGGAATTGGTAAAACAACAATAGCACGGATTTTTGCAATGGGTTTAAGTTGTTTAAAAGGTATAACAAAAAATCCATGTGGATTATGTGAAAACTGTATATCTATAAAAAATAATTCTTTTTTAGATTTGATTGAATTAGATTCTGCCTCTAAAACTAAAGTAGAAGATATTAGAGAAATTTTAGAAACAATTTATTATCTCCCTGTTAAAGGGAGATATAAAATATATATTTTTGATGAATTTCATATGTTATCAAAACATAGTTTTAATGCTTTATTAAAAATAATAGAAGAACCACCTGAATATATAAAATTTATATTTGCAACAACAGAATTACAAAAAATACCTATAACTATTACATCTAGATGTATGCAATTTAATTTAAAATTAATAGAAAAAAATCTTATTTTAGATCAATTAAAAAAAATTTTAAATAAAGAAAAAATAAAATATAATCAAGAAGCATTAGATATTTTATCAGATGCTGCATATGGAAGTATGAGAGATGCATTGAGTTTAACAGATCAATTAATATCTATGGGATCATTTACTGTAGAAAATGTTCATTTAATGTTAGGATTAGTAAAAAAAAAATATTTATTTTTATTAATATATAATTTTAAAAATAAAAAACATAATTTAGTATTCAATTTAATTAATAAAATTTCTATGTTTAACATTAATTGGGAAAATATTATCACAGAAATGATGATATTATTACATAATATTTTAAAAATTAAAATTTTAAAATATAATTCTGATTATTTTTTCCAAAATTTAAATTTTGAAAAAAATATATCAATATTTTCTCAAAAAATATTTAATGATTTTTCAGAAAATGAATTAACATTCTTATATAAATTTTTAAATACAGGTAAAAAAAATTTATATTTAGCACCAAATCCTAAAATAGGATTTGAAATGATAATATTAGAAATATTATTATACTTTAGTAATTAA
- the htpG gene encoding molecular chaperone HtpG, whose product MFMHKKETRSFQSEVKQLLHLMIHSLYSNKEIFLRELISNSSDAVDKLKFKTLSNPELYENNSILKVQISINKEKRLITINDNGIGMSRTEIIENLGTIAKSGTKDFIKSLNLSSDKKSEQNSQLIGQFGVGFYSAFIVADKVSVKTRLAGSPINEGVFWESTGEGNYYIANINKELRGTEIILHIRPKFDEFLDTWRIKTIISKYSEHIALPIEIEMYNDKEKKYYWEQINKAQALWLRNKSEISVKEYKEFYKQLTYDNIDPITWSHNHVEGKQEYISLLYIPSNIPWDIRNRDYKNGLKLYVQRVFIMEDAEQLLPKYLRFIRGLVDSNDLPLNISREILQKNSIIHNMKITLTKKVLNMLMNLSKDKNKYNDFWQKFGLVFKEGPAEDINNKNIIIKLLRFNSTYNNNSEQNVSLEEYSKRMIKGQNKIYFLTSDNYISAKNSPHLEFFYKKGIEVLLLIDHIDEWMMSYITDFEGKNFQSISKQDDSLDEFIKNKDNIIKDEIKKEFKPFLKRIQNLLGNKIKKVKLTNRLINTPAIVTTDINEMSTQMAKLFAAAGQETPEIKYNFELNPNHILIKKILKIKDEKYFSEFIFLLLEEAILAEKGTLDNPHKFINRINTFLSKI is encoded by the coding sequence ATATTTATGCATAAAAAAGAAACCAGAAGTTTTCAATCTGAAGTTAAACAATTATTGCATCTAATGATTCATTCACTTTACTCAAATAAAGAAATTTTTTTAAGAGAATTAATTTCTAATTCTTCTGATGCTGTTGATAAATTAAAATTTAAAACATTATCTAATCCTGAATTATACGAAAATAATTCAATTTTAAAAGTACAAATTTCTATAAATAAAGAAAAAAGATTAATTACCATTAATGATAATGGTATTGGTATGTCTCGCACAGAAATAATTGAAAATTTAGGTACAATTGCAAAATCTGGTACTAAAGATTTTATAAAATCTTTAAATTTATCTTCTGATAAAAAATCAGAACAAAATTCACAATTAATAGGTCAGTTTGGAGTTGGATTCTATTCTGCTTTTATAGTTGCTGATAAAGTTTCTGTTAAAACTAGACTAGCTGGATCTCCTATAAATGAAGGTGTATTTTGGGAATCTACAGGTGAAGGTAATTATTATATAGCTAATATTAACAAAGAATTAAGAGGTACTGAAATTATATTACATATACGTCCTAAGTTTGATGAATTTTTAGATACATGGCGTATAAAAACAATAATTAGTAAATATTCAGAACATATAGCATTACCTATTGAAATAGAAATGTATAATGATAAAGAAAAAAAATATTATTGGGAACAAATTAATAAAGCACAAGCACTTTGGTTACGTAATAAATCAGAAATTAGTGTAAAAGAATATAAAGAATTTTATAAACAATTAACTTATGATAATATTGATCCAATTACTTGGAGTCATAATCATGTAGAAGGTAAACAAGAATATATTAGTTTATTATATATTCCTTCAAATATTCCCTGGGATATACGTAATCGAGATTATAAAAATGGATTAAAATTATATGTACAAAGAGTTTTTATTATGGAAGATGCAGAACAATTATTACCTAAATATTTAAGATTTATAAGAGGTTTAGTAGATTCAAATGATTTACCTTTAAATATTTCAAGAGAAATTTTACAAAAAAACAGTATAATTCATAACATGAAGATTACATTAACAAAAAAAGTTCTTAATATGTTAATGAATCTTAGTAAAGATAAAAATAAATATAATGATTTTTGGCAAAAATTTGGTTTAGTTTTTAAAGAAGGACCAGCAGAAGACATAAACAATAAAAATATTATAATAAAATTATTAAGATTTAATTCTACATATAATAATAATTCAGAACAAAACGTATCCTTAGAAGAATATTCAAAAAGAATGATAAAAGGACAAAATAAAATATATTTTTTAACATCAGATAATTATATTTCTGCAAAAAATAGTCCTCATTTAGAATTTTTTTACAAAAAAGGAATTGAAGTATTATTATTAATAGATCACATTGATGAATGGATGATGAGTTATATTACTGATTTTGAAGGAAAAAATTTTCAATCTATTAGTAAACAGGATGATTCATTAGATGAATTTATTAAAAATAAAGATAATATCATAAAAGATGAAATAAAAAAAGAATTTAAACCTTTCTTAAAAAGAATACAAAATTTATTAGGTAATAAGATTAAAAAAGTAAAATTAACAAATAGATTAATTAATACACCTGCTATTGTTACTACAGATATTAATGAAATGAGTACTCAAATGGCAAAATTATTTGCTGCAGCAGGACAAGAAACCCCAGAAATAAAATATAATTTTGAATTAAATCCTAATCATATTTTAATAAAAAAAATTTTAAAAATAAAAGATGAAAAATATTTTTCTGAATTTATTTTTCTATTATTAGAAGAAGCAATTTTAGCAGAAAAAGGTACTTTAGATAATCCGCATAAATTTATTAATCGTATAAATACTTTTTTATCTAAAATATAA
- the aroK gene encoding shikimate kinase AroK, translating into MAEKRNIFLIGPMGAGKSTIGRHLANLLKMDFFDSDQEIERRTGADINWVFDVEGEKGFRKREKKIINEITQKQGIILATGGGSIKSKETRKFLSSRGIVVYLKTTIEKQLSRTKRDKKRPLLIKNKNKLAKEILEKLAKQRNHLYDEIADIIIKTDEKSAKIVANQLINLLEKN; encoded by the coding sequence ATGGCAGAAAAAAGAAACATATTTTTAATAGGACCTATGGGAGCAGGTAAAAGTACAATTGGACGTCATCTTGCAAATTTATTAAAAATGGATTTTTTTGATTCAGATCAAGAAATTGAACGTAGAACAGGAGCTGATATTAATTGGGTTTTTGATGTAGAAGGTGAAAAAGGTTTTAGAAAACGTGAAAAAAAAATCATTAATGAAATAACTCAAAAACAAGGAATTATATTAGCAACAGGAGGTGGTTCTATTAAATCAAAAGAAACAAGAAAATTTCTCTCTTCTAGAGGTATTGTAGTATATTTAAAAACTACTATAGAAAAACAGTTAAGTCGTACTAAAAGAGATAAAAAACGTCCTTTATTAATAAAAAATAAAAATAAATTAGCAAAAGAAATATTAGAAAAATTAGCTAAACAAAGAAATCATTTGTATGATGAAATTGCAGATATTATAATTAAAACAGATGAAAAAAGTGCAAAAATTGTTGCTAATCAGCTTATTAACTTATTAGAAAAAAATTAA
- the aroB gene encoding 3-dehydroquinate synthase, protein MRKTILVSTKKHNYPIIIDFNLFDKPLSLPFLKKGDSVMIVTNKIIFSLYFKKISNQLNNVGIKVNYVIIPDGEKYKTLITVNIIFTALIKNSHNRDTTLIALGGGVIGDITGFAASSYQRGVKFIQIPTTLLSQVDSSVGGKTAVNHILGKNMIGSFYQPNIVIINLSCLYTLSKREFSAGLAEVIKYSILFDEKFFSWLENNVNKLFNLDKKTLIYCISKCCKLKSQIIHEDEFEKNKRALLNLGHTYGHAIESEIGYGKWLHGEAISAGIVIASLTSKKLNFINNKDIIRIINLLKKCNLPIKGPINMNTEQYFKHIYRDKKTYKNKIHIILPIKIGKAIIYKNISEKIITNAINENKNII, encoded by the coding sequence ATGAGGAAAACTATTTTAGTTTCAACAAAAAAACATAATTATCCTATTATTATCGATTTTAATTTATTTGATAAACCATTATCTTTACCTTTTTTAAAAAAAGGAGATAGTGTTATGATTGTAACTAATAAAATAATTTTTTCTTTATATTTTAAAAAAATATCTAATCAACTTAATAATGTAGGAATAAAAGTTAATTATGTAATAATTCCTGATGGTGAAAAATATAAAACATTAATTACTGTAAATATTATTTTTACAGCATTAATTAAAAATTCACATAATAGAGATACTACTTTAATTGCTTTAGGTGGGGGTGTTATTGGAGATATAACTGGTTTTGCTGCATCTAGTTATCAAAGAGGTGTAAAATTTATACAGATACCTACAACTTTATTATCACAAGTAGATTCTTCTGTTGGAGGAAAAACAGCTGTTAATCATATTTTAGGAAAAAATATGATTGGTAGTTTTTATCAACCAAATATTGTAATCATAAATTTAAGTTGTTTATATACTTTATCAAAAAGAGAATTTTCCGCTGGTTTAGCTGAAGTTATAAAATATAGCATTCTTTTTGATGAAAAATTTTTTTCTTGGTTAGAAAATAATGTTAATAAATTATTTAATTTAGATAAAAAAACTTTGATCTATTGTATAAGTAAATGTTGTAAATTAAAATCTCAAATTATTCATGAAGATGAATTCGAAAAAAATAAAAGAGCATTATTAAATTTAGGTCATACTTATGGACATGCAATTGAATCAGAAATTGGATATGGTAAATGGTTACATGGAGAAGCTATATCAGCTGGTATTGTTATTGCATCTTTAACATCTAAAAAACTTAATTTTATAAATAATAAAGATATAATAAGAATTATTAATTTATTAAAAAAATGTAATTTACCAATTAAAGGTCCAATTAATATGAATACAGAACAATATTTTAAACATATTTATAGAGATAAAAAAACATATAAAAATAAAATTCATATAATTCTTCCTATTAAAATTGGAAAAGCAATTATATATAAGAATATTTCTGAAAAAATTATTACTAATGCTATAAATGAAAATAAAAATATAATTTAA